The Halopseudomonas sabulinigri genome window below encodes:
- a CDS encoding SPOR domain-containing protein, translating to MAKGRKAPRRGASRAQPAARRKGIPGWLWLVSGLVIGLFVAFLFQLEPGHDNVKRSPPPPKPANAPAKPAPAQQPTYDFYTLLPESEVVVPQNTGKVEPPATPAEPDSADDKIRYYLQAGSFKQQADADKVRAQILLLGMDVHLESAKLNDGQTWHRVQVGPFKDKSSLAQAQSTLSGNGFQNLLPQQRTQ from the coding sequence ATGGCAAAAGGACGCAAAGCCCCCCGCCGCGGCGCCAGCCGCGCGCAACCCGCCGCCAGACGCAAGGGAATTCCCGGCTGGCTGTGGCTGGTCAGTGGCCTGGTGATCGGCCTGTTCGTGGCCTTCCTGTTCCAGCTGGAGCCGGGCCACGACAACGTCAAGCGCAGCCCGCCGCCGCCCAAGCCTGCCAATGCCCCGGCCAAGCCGGCACCCGCGCAACAGCCGACCTACGACTTCTACACTCTGCTGCCCGAGTCCGAGGTGGTGGTGCCGCAGAACACCGGCAAGGTCGAGCCGCCCGCCACGCCGGCAGAACCCGACAGCGCCGACGACAAAATCCGCTATTACCTGCAAGCTGGCTCGTTCAAGCAACAGGCCGACGCCGACAAGGTGCGCGCGCAGATCCTGCTGCTTGGCATGGATGTGCACCTGGAAAGCGCCAAGCTCAACGACGGTCAGACCTGGCACCGCGTGCAGGTAGGCCCGTTCAAGGACAAGAGCAGCCTGGCCCAGGCGCAAAGCACCCTGAGCGGTAACGGCTTCCAGAACCTGCTGCCGCAGCAACGCACCCAGTAA
- the hslV gene encoding ATP-dependent protease subunit HslV, producing the protein MTTIVSVRRHGKVVIGGDGQVSLGNTVMKGNARKVRRLYKDQVIAGFAGGTADAFTLFERFEAQLEKHQGNLVRAAVELAKDWRTDRALRKLEALLAVANKDASLIITGNGDVIEPEHGLIAIGSGGPFAQSAATALLRHTELSAREIVESSLGIAGEICIYTNSNTTIEELDANT; encoded by the coding sequence GTGACTACAATCGTATCCGTTCGCCGGCACGGCAAGGTCGTGATCGGTGGCGACGGCCAGGTCTCCCTCGGCAATACCGTGATGAAGGGCAACGCCCGCAAGGTACGCCGCCTGTACAAGGATCAGGTTATCGCCGGGTTTGCCGGCGGTACCGCCGACGCCTTCACTCTGTTCGAGCGCTTTGAAGCGCAACTGGAAAAACACCAGGGCAACCTGGTTCGCGCCGCCGTCGAGCTGGCCAAGGACTGGCGCACCGACCGCGCCCTGCGCAAGCTGGAAGCGCTCCTGGCCGTTGCCAACAAGGATGCCTCTTTGATCATCACCGGCAACGGCGATGTGATTGAGCCCGAGCACGGCCTGATCGCCATTGGTTCAGGCGGGCCATTTGCCCAGTCTGCCGCCACCGCTCTGCTGCGCCACACCGAGCTGTCTGCTCGTGAGATCGTTGAATCCAGCCTGGGCATCGCTGGCGAAATCTGCATTTATACCAACAGCAACACCACCATCGAGGAGCTGGACGCCAATACCTGA